In the genome of Neofelis nebulosa isolate mNeoNeb1 chromosome 6, mNeoNeb1.pri, whole genome shotgun sequence, one region contains:
- the LOC131515528 gene encoding olfactory receptor 2W1-like encodes MDTNNESSTTDFILLGFSDLPQLEHIISGVVFVFYIMTLVGNTAIILVSNLDSQLHTPMYFFLSNLSFLDLCYATSIIPQMLVNLWGPTKSITYGGCVLQFFFALDLGATECLLLAVMAYDRYAAVCQPLHYTVIMHPQLCQKMVLTAWLGGLGSALTVCSLTLKLPRCGHREVDNFFCEMPALLKMACVYSKVIEIVVFALGVIFLLAPLSIIFISYAIITQAVMRIKSTARWHKVLNTCGSHLTVVTLFYGTIIYMYMKPQNSTSEDEGKFLTLFYTIVTPTLNPLIYTLRNKDVKSAVKRILCERKCSAKS; translated from the coding sequence ATGGACACAAATAATGAAAGTTCCACTACAGACTTCATCCTGCTGGGGTTTTCTGATCTGCCCCAATTAGAACACATAATCTCTGGGGTTGTCTTCGTCTTCTATATTATGACTCTAGTAGGAAACACAGCCATCATCCTTGTATCTAACCTAGACAGCCAGCTCCATActcccatgtatttcttcctatCCAATTTGTCTTTTCTGGATCTCTGTTATGCAACTAGCATTATCCCACAGATGCTGGTAAATCTATGGGGTCCAACAAAGTCTATTACCTATGGAGGATGTGTGCTCCAATTCTTCTTTGCCCTTGACTTGGGAGCCACAGAATGTCTTCTCTTGGCTGTGATGGCCTATGATCGCTATGCTGCTGTCTGTCAACCTCTTCACTACACAGTAATAATGCACCCTCAGCTTTGCCAGAAGATGGTGCTTACTGCCTGGTTAGGTGGTCTTGGCAGTGCCTTAACTGTTTGTTCCTTGACTTTGAAGTTGCCAAGATGTGGGCACCGGGAGGTGGATAATTTTTTCTGTGAGATGCCAGCCTTGCTCAAGATGGCTTGTGTCTACTCAAAAGTAATTGAGATTGTTGTCTTTGCTCTTGGAGTGATATTTCTTCTAGCACCTCTATCAATAATTTTCATCTCATATGCAATTATCACTCAAGCTGTCATGAGGATAAAGTCAACAGCAAGGTGGCATAAGGTCCTTAATACATGCGGTTCCCACCTCACAGTAGTAACTCTGTTTTATGGAACAATCATTTATATGTACATGAAGCCACAGAATAGCACATCTGAAGATGAAGGGAAGTTCCTTACACTATTTTACACAATCGTCACACCCACCCTTAACCCTCTGATCTacactttaagaaacaaagatgtgAAGAGTGCAGTAAAGAGAATACTGTGTGAACGAAAATGTTCAGCAAAGTCATGA